The following proteins are co-located in the Malus sylvestris chromosome 13, drMalSylv7.2, whole genome shotgun sequence genome:
- the LOC126597248 gene encoding putative pentatricopeptide repeat-containing protein At5g40405 — MSSLRCIAKHPTIALVDAYSTLRELKQIHSQLLVNGLLNDRHLSGHFVAAIALRNPINLDYSNQVLHQCQNPTLFAFNSMIRAYSKSSTPSKSFHFYSRILRSSDNLSPDNYTFNFLVRTCAQLLARETGPTVHGGLIKHGFENDPHVQSGLIFMYAELGSLDPCHRVFREIVEPDLVCQTAMVSACARCGDVGFARDLFDEMPQRDPVAWNAMIAGYAQCGKSREALNLFHLMQMEGVRVNEVSMVSVLSACSHLGALDQGRWAHAYIEKNKVRMTVTLGTALIDMYAKCGNMNKAMEVFWGMKEKNVYTWSSALGGLAMNGFGEKCLELFSLMNKEGVHPNEVTFVSVLRGCTVVGLVEKGCQHFDSMRKLYGIEPQLEHYGCMVDLYGRAGRLDEALSFINGMPMKPHAGAWGALLNASRMYRNMEIGELASRKIVELEAKNHGAYVLLSNIYADSKLWDGVSNVRQTMKAKGVRKLPGCSVLEVDGEVHEFLVGDKSHPRYNEIETMLGEISRRLKLAGYVANTNPVLFDIEEEEKEDALCKHSEKVAIAFGLISLKEGVPIRIVKNLRVCWDCHDVTKMISKLFNREIVVRDRNRFHHFKDGECSCKGYW; from the coding sequence ATGAGCTCCCTAAGATGCATTGCAAAACACCCAACAATTGCCCTAGTAGACGCATACAGCACCCTCAGAGAGCTCAAGCAAATCCACTCCCAACTGCTCGTTAATGGCCTTCTCAACGACCGTCACCTTTCCGGCCACTTTGTCGCCGCTATTGCCCTCAGAAACCCCATCAATTTGGATTATTCCAATCAAGTCCTCCACCAATGCCAGAACCCAACACTCTTCGCCTTCAACTCCATGATCAGAGCCTACTCCAAAAGCTCCACGCCATCCAAAAGTTTTCACTTTTACAGCAGAATTCTCCGATCAAGTGACAATCTTTCACCCGATAATTACACCTTCAACTTCTTGGTTCGCACTTGCGCGCAGCTTTTGGCACGTGAGACCGGTCCTACCGTCCATGGCGGATTGATAAAGCACGGGTTTGAGAACGACCCACATGTCCAAAGCGGGTTAATTTTCATGTATGCTGAATTGGGTTCTTTAGATCCGTGTCAcagagtgtttagagaaattGTTGAGCCGGATTTGGTTTGCCAGACGGCTATGGTGAGTGCTTGTGCGAGATGCGGTGACGTTGGTTTTGCACGGGAcctgtttgatgaaatgcctcAGAGGGATCCCGTTGCTTGGAATGCGATGATTGCAGGGTATGCGCAATGTGGGAAGTCCAGGGAAGCCTTGAATCTGTTTCATTTGATGCAAATGGAGGGTGTGAGGGTCAATGAGGTGTCTATGGTTTCGGTTTTATCGGCTTGCTCCCACTTGGGGGCATTGGATCAAGGGAGATGGGCTCATGCCTATATAGAGAAGAACAAGGTGCGGATGACGGTGACGCTGGGGACTGCACTCATCGACATGTATGCGAAATGCGGGAACATGAACAAGGCCATGGAAGTGTTTTGGGGGATGAAAGAAAAGAATGTGTATACATGGAGTAGTGCATTGGGAGGACTAGCCATGAATGGTTTTGGTGAGAAGTGTCTCGAGCTTTTCTCCCTTATGAATAAAGAAGGGGTTCATCCGAATGAAGTTACGTTTGTTTCGGTTCTGAGGGGTTGCACTGTGGTTGGACTAGTTGAGAAAGGTTGTCAGCATTTCGACTCAATGAGAAAATTGTACGGGATTGAGCCTCAGCTAGAGCACTACGGGTGCATGGTTGATTTATATGGTCGTGCCGGGCGTTTAGATGAAGCCCTGAGCTTCATAAACGGCATGCCAATGAAGCCTCATGCAGGTGCTTGGGGGGCTTTGCTGAACGCTAGTAGAATGTACAGGAATATGGAAATAGGTGAGCTTGCCTCGAGGAAGATAGTAGAACTGGAGGCCAAGAACCATGGAGCTTACGTGCTTTTGTCCAATATTTATGCCGATTCCAAGCTTTGGGATGGAGTTAGTAACGTGCGGCAGACTATGAAGGCAAAAGGTGTAAGGAAGCTTCCCGGTTGTAGTGTCCTAGAGGTCGATGGAGAAGTTCATGAGTTCCTTGTGGGAGACAAGTCCCATCCTCGGTACAATGAAATTGAGACAATGCTGGGAGAAATTTCTCGGCGGCTGAAGTTGGCGGGCTATGTGGCTAATACAAATCCTGTGTTGTTCGAcatagaagaagaagagaaagaggaTGCATTGTGTAAACATAGCGAGAAGGTAGCAATTGCTTTCGGTTTGATCAGTTTGAAAGAAGGCGTGCCGATTCGGATTGTGAAGAACCTCAGGGTCTGTTGGGATTGCCATGACGTAACCAAAATGATATCTAAGCTTTTTAACAGAGAGATTGTTGTAAGAGATAGGAATAGGTTTCACCATTTTAAAGATGGTGAGTGCTCTTGCAAGGGTTACTGGTGA